One window from the genome of Anolis sagrei isolate rAnoSag1 chromosome 4, rAnoSag1.mat, whole genome shotgun sequence encodes:
- the HMGCS2 gene encoding hydroxymethylglutaryl-CoA synthase, mitochondrial — translation MFRLFSHTKCFFQAKRALQRPLWPAQFTAVVQHNSFSTTSVHHQTESAHSWPKDVGILAMEVYFPSQYVDQTELEKYDGVDAGKYTVGLGQKQMGFCSAHEDINSLCLTVVQHLVERSQLSWDSIGRLEVGTETIIDKSKAVKTVLMQLFEDSGNTDVEGIDTTNACYGGTASLFNAADWVESSSWDGRYALVVCGDIAVYATGNARPTGGAGAVAMLVGPNAPLALERGVRGTHMEHVYDFYKPDLASEYPMVDGPLSIQCYFRALDRCYATYRKKIENQWQKDGINKPCTLEDFQFMIFHTPFCKLVQKSLARMVLNDFLASPNPNVESGIYKGLTEFRNVKLEETYSSKEVDKAFQKASQELFSQKTQPSLFLSARNGNMYTPSVYGCLASLLAQYSAQQLAGSRIGVFSYGSGLAASMFSLKVSQNYETGSPLEKLVSSLSDLEVRLNSRKCVPPEKFAEIMKVREDTHHLVNHTPHGSKEDLFPGTWYIEQVDDKNRRKYARKTL, via the exons TTTTTCTACCACTTCTGTGCATCACCAGACCGAATCTGCCCATTCTTGGCCCAAAGATGTTGGCATCCTTGCTATGGAAGTGTACTTCCCTTCCCAGTATGTAGACCAGACTGAATTGGAGAAATACGATGgtgtggacgcagggaaatacacAGTGGGGCTAGGTCAGAAGCAAATGGGCTTCTGTTCAGCCCATGAGGACATTAATTCATTGTGTCTGACTGTGGTGCAGCATCTGGTTGAGCGAAGCCAACTTTCCTGGGATTCTATTGGCCGGTTGGAGGTTGGCACAGAGACAATCATTGACAAATCCAAAGCCGTCAAGACAGTTCTGATGCAGCTCTTTGAAGACTCGGGAAACACTGATGTTGAGGGCATCGACACTACGAATGCCTGCTATGGAGGAACAGCCTCCCTTTTCAATGCAGCCGACTGGGTGGAATCCAGCTCTTGGGATG GACGCTATGCCTTGGTAGTTTGTGGTGACATTGCTGTCTATGCTACTGGAAATGCAAGACCAACTGGTGGAGCAGGAGCTGTGGCTATGCTGGTTGGACCAAATGCCCCACTTGCTTTAGAGAGAG GTGTACGTGGGACCCACATGGAACATGTCTACGACTTCTATAAGCCAGACTTAGCTTCAGAGTACCCTATGGTTGATGGACCGCTCTCCATACAGTGCTACTTCCGAGCCCTGGATCGGTGCTACGCCACGTACAGAAAGAAAATTGAAAACCAGTGGCAAAAAG ATGGGATAAACAAGCCTTGTACACTTGAAGATTTCCAGTTCATGATCTTCCACACACCCTTCTGCAAACTGGTGCAGAAGTCCCTGGCACGCATGGTGCTGAATGACTTCCTTGCGTCCCCCAATCCTAACGTTGAGAGTGGCATCTACAAGGGGCTAACAGAGTTCAG AAATGTGAAGCTGGAAGAAACCTACTCCAGCAAGGAGGTCGACAAAGCCTTTCAAAAGGCTAGTCAGGAGCTGTTTAGCCAGAAAACACAGCCCTCCTTGTTCCTCTCTGCTCGCAATGGCAATATGTATACACCATCTGTATATGGCTGCCTCGCATCTCTCCTGGCACA GTACTCTGCCCAGCAGCTGGCTGGCTCCAGGATTGGAGTCTTCTCCTATGGCTCAGGACTAGCAGCCAGCATGTTCTCCCTGAAGGTGTCCCAAAATTATGAGACAG GTTCTCCTCTGGAAAAACTGGTATCCAGTCTTTCAGATCTGGAAGTTCGGTTGAACTCTCGAAAATGTGTTCCTCCTGAGAAGTTTGCTGAGATCATGAAAGTGAGGGAGGACACTCATCATTTGG TGAACCACACTCCTCATGGTTCCAAGGAAGATTTGTTTCCAGGGACGTGGTACATAGAACAAGTGGATGACAAGAACCGCAGGAAGTATGCACGGAAAACACTCTAG